One Triplophysa rosa linkage group LG9, Trosa_1v2, whole genome shotgun sequence genomic window carries:
- the rtn1a gene encoding reticulon-1a isoform X2 translates to MDKEKKACGWRGQVMGASVVDLLHWRDVKQSGLMFGSVLLLLFSLTQFSVVSVIAYLALAVLSATISFRIYKSVMQAVQKTDEGHPFKAYLEVNIALSADQISKYVDKIQMYVNSTMKELRRLFLVQDLVDSIKFAVLMWLLTYVGALFNGLTLMILVVISMFSVPVVYEKYQTQIDQYLGLVRTQVNSIMGKIREKVPGAKKKE, encoded by the exons tggTGGATCTGTTACACTGGCGGGATGTGAAGCAGTCTGGACTGATGTTTGGTAGCGTGTTGCTGCTGCTGTTCTCTTTAACCCAGTTCAGCGTGGTGAGCGTTATTGCGTACCTCGCACTGGCGGTCCTCTCTGCCACCATCAGCTTCCGAATCTACAAATCAGTCATGCAGGCAGTGCAGAAAACCGATGAGGGACACCCTTTCAA GGCATATCTGGAGGTAAATATTGCTCTCTCAGCAGATCAGATTAGCAAGTATGTGGATAAAATTCAGATGTACGTCAACTCCACTATGAAGGAGCTTCGCAGGCTGTTCCTCGTTCAGGATCTGGTTGACTCCATTAAG TTTGCAGTGTTGATGTGGTTGTTGACCTATGTGGGAGCTCTGTTTAATGGCCTGACCCTGATGATTCTGG TGGTGATCTCCATGTTCAGCGTTCCAGTGGTTTATGAGAAGTACCAG ACGCAGATTGATCAGTATTTAGGACTGGTGCGCACCCAGGTTAACTCCATAATGGGAAA AATTAGAGAAAAGGTTCCTGGGGCCAAAAAGAAGGAATAA
- the rtn1a gene encoding reticulon-1a isoform X3: MDKEKKACGWRGQVVDLLHWRDVKQSGLMFGSVLLLLFSLTQFSVVSVIAYLALAVLSATISFRIYKSVMQAVQKTDEGHPFKAYLEVNIALSADQISKYVDKIQMYVNSTMKELRRLFLVQDLVDSIKFAVLMWLLTYVGALFNGLTLMILVVISMFSVPVVYEKYQTQIDQYLGLVRTQVNSIMGKIREKVPGAKKKE, encoded by the exons tggTGGATCTGTTACACTGGCGGGATGTGAAGCAGTCTGGACTGATGTTTGGTAGCGTGTTGCTGCTGCTGTTCTCTTTAACCCAGTTCAGCGTGGTGAGCGTTATTGCGTACCTCGCACTGGCGGTCCTCTCTGCCACCATCAGCTTCCGAATCTACAAATCAGTCATGCAGGCAGTGCAGAAAACCGATGAGGGACACCCTTTCAA GGCATATCTGGAGGTAAATATTGCTCTCTCAGCAGATCAGATTAGCAAGTATGTGGATAAAATTCAGATGTACGTCAACTCCACTATGAAGGAGCTTCGCAGGCTGTTCCTCGTTCAGGATCTGGTTGACTCCATTAAG TTTGCAGTGTTGATGTGGTTGTTGACCTATGTGGGAGCTCTGTTTAATGGCCTGACCCTGATGATTCTGG TGGTGATCTCCATGTTCAGCGTTCCAGTGGTTTATGAGAAGTACCAG ACGCAGATTGATCAGTATTTAGGACTGGTGCGCACCCAGGTTAACTCCATAATGGGAAA AATTAGAGAAAAGGTTCCTGGGGCCAAAAAGAAGGAATAA